A region of Falco biarmicus isolate bFalBia1 chromosome 21 unlocalized genomic scaffold, bFalBia1.pri SUPER_21_unloc_1, whole genome shotgun sequence DNA encodes the following proteins:
- the LOC130143281 gene encoding LOW QUALITY PROTEIN: zinc finger protein 572-like (The sequence of the model RefSeq protein was modified relative to this genomic sequence to represent the inferred CDS: inserted 1 base in 1 codon; deleted 4 bases in 3 codons; substituted 1 base at 1 genomic stop codon), with amino-acid sequence MLQKSYECGECGKSFSCSSHFSKHRRTHTGEKPFLCLHCGKSFNVSSNLYRHQRAHAAERPAPPAPPARPRGLPYKCEECGKSFAVTRSWXPHQRLHTGRLPFQCGHCGKSFSWSSHFDRHQRIHTGEKPYQCPECGKRFSRSSHLYRHQRTHAGGRSYICTYCGRSFGSTLHFDRHQRTHTGQRPYKCTLCRKSFGDGPALVXHQRLHLGDGPFRCEECGKAFGARAQYARHWRSLHGGGEKPYRCGDCGKSFSWSSHWERHQRIHTGERPYQCGDCGKRFGRTSHLYRHQRTHAGGQPHICADCGKSFNSTLHFHKHQRAHAGPPARLSPIAARRSPTVRRGQAPPGARR; translated from the exons ATGTTGCAGAAGAGTTACGAGTGCGGGGAATGCGGCAAgagcttcagctgcagctcccactTCAGCAAACACCGGCGGACCCACACCGGGGAGAAacccttcctctgcctccacTGCGGCAAGAGCTTCAACGTCAGCTCCAACCTCTACCGGCATCAACGGGCTCACGCCGCCGAACGGCCGGCTCCACCGGCTCCGCCGGCACGGCCCCGGGGGTTGCCGTATAAATGCGAGGAGTGCGGCAAGAGCTTT GCCGTAACAAGGAGCTGGTGACCCCACCAACGGTTGCACACCGGTCGCTTGCCCTTCCAGTGCGGTCACTGCGGTAAGAGCTTCAGTTGGAGCTCCCATTTTGACCGGCACCAGCGCATCCATACTGGGGAGAAGCCCTACCAGTGCCCTGAATGCGGTAAGCGTTTTAGCCGTAGCTCCCACCTCTACCGGCACCAACGCACCCACGCCGGCGGTCGCTCTTACATCTGCACCTACTGCGGGCGTAGTTTTGGTAGCACCCTCCATTTCGACCGGCACCAACGCACCCAC ACCGGCCAACGACCCTACAAGTGCACCCTGTGCCGGAAAAGTTTTGGTGATGGGCCGGCGTTGG AACACCAACGTCTTCATCTGGGCGACGGTCCTTTCCGTTGCGAAGAGTGCGGTAAAGCCTTCGGCGCCCGCGCCCAATACGCCCGGCATTGGCGCAGCCTCCACGGCGGCGGTGAGAAACCCTACCGTTGCGGTGATTGCGGGAAGAGTTTCTCCTGGAGCTCCCATTGGGAACGACACCAACGTATCCACACCGGTGAACGACCCTACCAATGCGGGGACTGCGGCAAACGTTTCGGCCGG ACCTCCCACCTCTACCGGCATCAACGTACCCACGCCGGCGGGCAACCCCACATCTGTGCCGACTGCGGGAAGAGCTTCAACAGCACCCTACACTTCCATAAGCACCAACGGGCTCACGCCGGTCCCCCGGCACGCCTGTCCCCGATTGCGGCAAGGCGTTCGCCGACGGTTCGGCGTGGCCAAGCACCGCCGGGCGCACGCCGGTGA
- the LOC130143279 gene encoding LOW QUALITY PROTEIN: zinc finger protein 850-like (The sequence of the model RefSeq protein was modified relative to this genomic sequence to represent the inferred CDS: inserted 1 base in 1 codon; deleted 1 base in 1 codon) produces MKRKIHHPGELEKVDTEATPAGKPKGTSPTSAEGTKPSDGPQKPENQPRKPSGKRQAKSGHRGFKKFPPRSLLGHGRCHDCGKALAFASAFNKRRRGTERPHKCPECGKCFRLSSTLITHQRRHAGEKPYKCPDCGKTFSVGSAFIQHQRVHAGAGAGTAPCQCGVCGKSFPASASLVKHQKLHLEEKPYKCGDCGKGFNWNSHLERHRRIHTGEKPYACPECGKSFSWSSHLDRHRRTHAVAGEPACRCTDCGRCPVPRGAEGSKSPEKPLQCSECGKGFTKSAALAKHRRTHAGEKPYKCGECGKGFGLNAALLQHQRSHAAGKPYQCGDCGKSFAWSSHLDRHRRIHMGEKPYRCGDCGKSFSQSSHLERHQRVHAGAEQPCQCTDCGKSFLASNKRRRLLTTTTERACKCTDCGKSFLWGARARPAPERTHKCSECGKSFTYRAENVKHQGTQTGEKPYTCPECGKSFGQNSALVKHRRMHTGEKPYKCGDCGKSFSVRSNLIKHQRTHLGEKPYKCPDCGKGFIQKSDLTKHRRMHTGEKPYKCNVCGKCFSVSSNLIKHQRIHLGEKPYQCSECGKSFIQRSELTIHQRVHTGEKPYKCPECGKCFSRSSHLNRHQRTPRRGQAQSRRCQRRRRRRQPSAPLRRLLRRHLLAAVGGLGGPHPLAALPSPPPPRPCPSPSLSSPALDLPWALSFPARAFPHPSFPSAPASGGPDPLPDQLSGARPWPWLRPPPSLPSRSPNTQPALASTTRRWGGCSCPEPFSLGGRLGVGGHRKGPPLPEEAEGEVGAGSSEMPYPVHGMLFPVPGRFSRFRDALPGPRDAFPGPEMPYPGLNGDPPRGTSQPPAHPWIPPGLGDRRDRRRRLLFRGLEEEGVSPAMQNREASASPGEGPAQHWNQQHRSTRKIPRERIRLIPSPPGKGFDAPEDPIPREKRFLCTECGKSFNHSAYLLRHQRIHSGERPYPCLKCGKTFTWNSHLNSHQKNPHXGKNPHRCPECQKCFSRRSNLLRHQRLHGMEIPYGKSLKADRIPRSRSRPDDIPYVCSECGKCFSARSNLFRHQRIHTGEKPYKCPECGKSFGQSSDLIQHRRTHTGEKPFSCRFCGKSFNERSHLTRHQGRHTGEKPYKCPECGKSFVQSSDLLIHKRSHAGETPYRCSECGKLFRVSSSLVRHQGLHTGEKPYKCGECGKGFRARSVLVIHQRLHTGERPYECPACGKRFVQSSNLRRHRRIHTGEKPYPCPACGKRFSVRSSLLKHQRLHQPPASPTPRRGKKFGMELGRREKTRAGGGIAPVGSPEDRSPPQKKVCGGGGGAP; encoded by the exons ATGAAGAGGAAGATCCACCACCCGGGCGAGCTGGAGAAGGTCGACACCGAGGCGACGCCAGCGGGGAAGCCCAAGGGGACCAGCCCCACCAGCGCGGAGGGGACGAAGCCCAGCGATGGTCCCCAAAAACCAGAGAACCAGCCCCGAAAGCCATCGGGCAAGCGACAGGCAAAATCCGGCCACCGAGGCTTCAAGAAATTTCCGCCGCGCAGCTTGCTTGGCCACGGCCGCTGCCACGACTGCGGCAAAGCGTTGGCTTTCGCTTCAGCCTTCAACAAACGCCGGCGAGGCACCGAACGCCCCCATAAATGCCCTGAATGCGGCAAATGTTTTCGGCTCAGCTCAACCCTCATCACCCACCAACGCCGGCACGCCGGTGAGAAACCCTACAAGTGCCCCGACTGCGGCAAGACCTTCAGCGTGGGCTCAGCGTTCATCCAGCATCAACGGGTGCACGCCGGCGCCGGTGCCGGCACGGCGCCTTGCCAATGCGGCGTCTGCGGGAAGAGTTTCCCAGCCAGTGCCAGTTTGGTCAAGCACCAAAAATTACACCTGGAGGAAAAACCCTACAAATGTGGGGATTGCGGGAAGGGCTTCAACTGGAATTCGCATCTGGAGCGGCATCGCCGGATCCACACCGGCGAAAAGCCCTACGCCTGCCCGGAGTGCGGGAAGAGCTTCAGTTGGAGCTCCCACCTCGACCGGCATCGCCGGACCCACGCCGTGGCCGGCGAACCCGCTTGCCGTTGCACCGACTGCGGGCGCTGCCCGGTTCCCCGCGGCGCCGAAGGTTCCAAAAGCCCCGAGAAGCCCTTGCAGTGCAGCGAGTGCGGGAAGGGCTTCACCAAGAGCGCGGCGTTGGCCAAGCACCGGCGCACCCACGCCGGCGAGAAGCCCTACAAGTGCGGGGAGTGCGGGAAGGGGTTCGGCTTGAACGCCGCCTTGCTGCAGCACCAACGCAGCCATGCCGCCGGCAAACCCTACCAGTGCGGGGACTGCGGCAAGAGCTTCGCCTGGAGCTCCCACCTGGACCGGCATCGCCGTATCCACATGGGTGAGAAGCCCTACCGCTGCGGCGATTGTGGGAAGAGCTTCTCCCAGAGCTCCCACTTGGAGAGGCACCAACGGGTCCACGCCGGTGCCGAGCAGCCCTGCCAGTGCACCGACTGCGGGAAGAGCTTCTTGGCCTCCAACAAGCGCCGGCGGCTGTTGACCACCACCACCGAACGAGCCTGTAAATGCACCGATTGCGGCAAGAGCTTTCTTTGGGGTGCCCGCGCCCGACCGGCGCCGGAGAGGACCCATAAGTGCAGCGAGTGTGGGAAGAGCTTCACTTACCGGGCAGAGAACGTCAAGCACCAAGGGACGCAGACCGGGGAGAAACCCTATACCTGTCCCGAATGCGGGAAGAGCTTTGGGCAAAATTCGGCGTTGGTGAAGCATCGGCGGATGCACACGGGAGAGAAGCCCTACAAGTGCGGGGACTGCGGGAAGAGCTTCAGCGTCCGCTCCAACCTCATCAAGCACCAACGGACCCACCTTGGCGAGAAGCCCTACAAGTGTCCCGACTGCGGGAAGGGTTTCATCCAGAAGTCGGACCTCACCAAGCACCGCCGGATGCACACCGGGGAGAAACCCTACAAGTGCAACGTCTGCGGCAAATGCTTCAGCGTCTCCTCCAACCTCATCAAGCACCAACGCATCCACCTGGGCGAGAAGCCCTACCAGTGCTCCGAGTGCGGCAAGAGCTTCATCCAGCGCTCGGAGCTCACCATCCACCAGCGCGTCCACACCGGCGAGAAGCCCTACAAGTGCCCCGAGTGCGGCAAGTGCTTCAGCCGCAGCTCCCACCTCAACCGGCACCAGCGCACCCCACGCCGGGGACAAGCCCAAAGCCGCCGCtgccagcgccgccgccgccgccgccagccctCTGCCCCCCTCCGGCGCCTTCTCCGGCGCCACCTTCTCGCCGCCGTTGGGGGGCTCGGTGGCCCCCATCCCCTCGCTGCCCTCCCTTCCCCGCCTCCCCCTCGCCCCTGcccatccccttccctgtcCAGCCCCGCGCTGGACCTGCCGTGGGCCCTGTCCTTCCCTGCCCGCGCCTTCCCCCACCCGTCGTTCCCCTCGGCCCCCGCCTCGGGGGGCCCAGACCCCCTCCCTGATCAACTGAGCGGTGCCCGGCCCTGGCCATGGCTCCGTCCTcctcccagcctccccagccGCTCGCCCAACACCCAACCGGCGTTGGCCTCAACGACTCGTCGCTgggggggctgctcctgcccagagCCCTTCAGCCTCGGTG GCCGGCTCGGTGTGGGAGGACACAGGAAAGGGCCGCCCCTCCCGGAGGAAGCGGAGGGGGAGGTCGGAGCCGGCAG TTCGGAGATGCCCTACCCGGTCCACGGGATGCTTTTCCCGGTCCCGGGCCGCTTTTCCCGGTTCAGAGATGCCCTACCCGGTCCCCGGGATGCTTTTCCCGGTCCGGAGATGCCCTACCCG GGTCTGAATGGGGACCCCCCCCGAGGGACCTCGCAaccccctgcccatccctggaTCCCTCCTGGTTTGGGGGATCGCAGGGACCGACGGAGGCGTTTGCTGTTTcgggggctggaggaggagggggtttcACCAGCCATGCAGAACCGCGAGGCATCGGCCTCGCCGG GTGAGGgaccagcccagcactggaacCAGCAACATCGGTCCACCAGGAAAATCCCCCGGGAACGGATTCGGCtcatcccctccccccctgGAAAGGGGTTTGACGCCCCGGAGGACCCAATCCCGAGGGAGAAGAGGTTTTTATGCACCGAGTGCGGGAAGAGCTTCAACCACAGCGCCTACCTCCTCCGCCACCAACGCATCCACTCTGGGGAACGTCCTTATCCCTGTTTGAAATGTGGGAAAACTTTTACCTGGAATTCCCACCTGAATTcccatcaaaaaaacccac gggggaaaaacccccaccGCTGTCCCGAATGCCAGAAATGCTTCAGCCGCCGCTCCAACCTCCTCCGCCATCAGCGCCTGCACGGGATGGAAATTCCTTACGGGAAAAGCTTGAAGGCTGATCGTATCCCGCGCTCCCGGAGCCGCCCGGATGATATTCCCTACGTCTGTTCCGAATGCGGGAAATGTTTCAGCGCTCGTTCCAATCTTTTCCGTCATCAACGTATCCACACCGGAGAAAAACCCTACAAATGTCCGGAATGCGGGAAAAGCTTCGGGCAAAGCTCGGATCTCATCCAACACCGTCGAACCCACACGGGCGAAAAACCCTTTTCCTGC CGTTTTTGCGGGAAATCCTTTAACGAACGATCCCATCTCACCCGACACCAAGGGCGGCACACGGGAGAAAAACCCTACAAGTGCCCGGAGTGCGGGAAAAGCTTCGTCCAGAGCTCGGATCTTCTAATCCATAAGCGATCCCACGCCGGCGAGACCCCCTATAGGTGTTCGGAGTGCGGGAAACTTTTTCGGGTCAGCTCCAGTTTGGTCCGACATCAGGGATTACACACGGGAGAAAAACCTTATAAATGCGGAGAATGCGGGAAAGGCTTCCGCGCTCGCTCCGTCCTCGTCATCCATCAGCGGCTCCATACGGGAGAACGACCCTACGAGTGTCCGGCTTGCGGGAAACGCTTCGTCCAAAGCTCCAACCTCCGTCGGCATCGACGGATCCATACGGGAGAGAAGCCGTATCCCTGCCCGGCTTGCGGGAAGAGGTTCAGCGTCCGCTCCAGTTTGCTCAAACACCAGCGGCTCCACCAGCCACCCGCGTCCCCAACCCCCCGGCGAGGAAAAAAATTCGGGATGGAGCTCGGGAGGCGAGAAAAAacaagggcaggaggaggaattgCCCCCGTAGGTTCTCCTGAGGATcgctcccccccccaaaaaaaagtgtgtggggggggggggggggcaccctaA
- the SH3BP5L gene encoding SH3 domain-binding protein 5-like isoform X1, whose amino-acid sequence MAPPLRCCPPPLKRSGPRDVAWSGGGIPPWGTRRRGCFGGQTGETAGRPLPGSWGAPRGGEGRRRRGGATVAGGACEGEEPGTPPKVVGEEEEEEEEELDPRIQEELEHLNQANEEINRVELQLDQEARTAYRRILSESARKLNAQGSQLGNCIEKARPYYEARRLAKEAQQETQRAALRYERAVSMHNAAREMVFVAEQGVVADKNRLDPTWQEMLNHATRKVNEAEEERLRSEREHQRVTRLCQQAEAKVQALQKSLKRVIVKSKPYFELKAQFNQILEEHKAKVTALERSVSQAKTRYSVALRNLEQISEQIHARRLQRLVLRRASPVGAETSPRHAGVPRWGVTGGTHLGAECPPADTLSVLSLQTIASDLQKFDSVEHLLGLSDATSLNSDELEEREQRRGAQGHFKHHRSISL is encoded by the exons ATGGCCCCCCCGCTGAGatgctgccccccccccctgAAGCGAAGCGGACCCCGAGACGTCGCCTGGAGTGGGGGGGGGATCCCGCCATGGGGGACGCGGAGGAGGGGCTGCTTTGGGGGGCAGACGGGGGAGACGGCCGGCAGACCCCTCCCGGGCAGCTGGGGGGCTCcccgggggggggaggggaggaggaggagggggggggcgaCCGTAGCGGGGGGGGCGTGCGAGGGGGAGGAGCCCGGGACACCCCCAAAAGTggtaggagaggaggaggaggaggaggaggaagagctggaCCCCAGGATACAG gaggagctggagcatcTCAACCAGGCCAACGAGGAGATCAACCGCGTGGAGCTCCAGCTGGAT CAGGAAGCCCGCACCGCCTATCGCCGCATCCTTTCCGAATCCGCCAGGAAACTCAACGCCCAGGGCTCCCAGTTGGGCAACTGCATCGAAAAAGCTCGACCCTACTACGAAGCCCGGCGCCTCGCTAAGGAG GCTCAGCAGGAGACGCAGCGGGCGGCCCTGCGGTACGAGCGCGCCGTCAGCATGCACAACGCCGCCCGCGAGATGGTTTTCGTGGCCGAGCAGGGCGTGGTGGCCGATAAAAACCGCCTGGATCCCACCTGGCAGGAGATGCTCAACCACGCCACGCGCAAA GTGAACGAGGCGGAGGAGGAGCGGCTGCGGAGCGAGCGGGAGCACCAGCGCGTGACGCGGCTGTGCCAGCAGGCCGAGGCCAAGGTGCAGGCGCTGCAGAAATCCCTCAAGCGCGTCATCGTCAAGAGCAAACCCTACTTCGAGCTGAAAGCCCAGTTCAACCAGATCCTGGAG GAGCACAAGGCCAAGGTGACGGCGCTGGAGCGGTCGGTGTCGCAAGCCAAGACCCGTTACTCGGTGGCCCTGCGCAACCTGGAGCAGATCAGCGAGCAGATCCACGCGCGTCGCCTCCAGCGCCTCGTCCTTCGTCGGGCTTCACCGGTGGGAGCCGAAACCAGTCCCCGACACGCCGGGGTACCGAGgtggggggtgacaggagggacACATCTGGGGGCCGAGTGCCCCCCGGCCGACACTCTCTCGGTGCTCAGCCTGCAAACCATCGCCTCCGACCTGCAGAAGTTCGACTCGGTCGAACATTTGTTGGGTTTGTCGGACGCTACCAGCCTCAACAGCGACGAGCTGGAGGAACGGGAGCAGCGCCGGGGCGCACAGGGTCACTTCAAACATCACCGTAGCATCAGCCTTTag
- the SH3BP5L gene encoding SH3 domain-binding protein 5-like isoform X2, protein MAPPLRCCPPPLKRSGPRDVAWSGGGIPPWGTRRRGCFGGQTGETAGRPLPGSWGAPRGGEGRRRRGGATVAGGACEGEEPGTPPKVVGEEEEEEEEELDPRIQEELEHLNQANEEINRVELQLDEARTAYRRILSESARKLNAQGSQLGNCIEKARPYYEARRLAKEAQQETQRAALRYERAVSMHNAAREMVFVAEQGVVADKNRLDPTWQEMLNHATRKVNEAEEERLRSEREHQRVTRLCQQAEAKVQALQKSLKRVIVKSKPYFELKAQFNQILEEHKAKVTALERSVSQAKTRYSVALRNLEQISEQIHARRLQRLVLRRASPVGAETSPRHAGVPRWGVTGGTHLGAECPPADTLSVLSLQTIASDLQKFDSVEHLLGLSDATSLNSDELEEREQRRGAQGHFKHHRSISL, encoded by the exons ATGGCCCCCCCGCTGAGatgctgccccccccccctgAAGCGAAGCGGACCCCGAGACGTCGCCTGGAGTGGGGGGGGGATCCCGCCATGGGGGACGCGGAGGAGGGGCTGCTTTGGGGGGCAGACGGGGGAGACGGCCGGCAGACCCCTCCCGGGCAGCTGGGGGGCTCcccgggggggggaggggaggaggaggagggggggggcgaCCGTAGCGGGGGGGGCGTGCGAGGGGGAGGAGCCCGGGACACCCCCAAAAGTggtaggagaggaggaggaggaggaggaggaagagctggaCCCCAGGATACAG gaggagctggagcatcTCAACCAGGCCAACGAGGAGATCAACCGCGTGGAGCTCCAGCTGGAT GAAGCCCGCACCGCCTATCGCCGCATCCTTTCCGAATCCGCCAGGAAACTCAACGCCCAGGGCTCCCAGTTGGGCAACTGCATCGAAAAAGCTCGACCCTACTACGAAGCCCGGCGCCTCGCTAAGGAG GCTCAGCAGGAGACGCAGCGGGCGGCCCTGCGGTACGAGCGCGCCGTCAGCATGCACAACGCCGCCCGCGAGATGGTTTTCGTGGCCGAGCAGGGCGTGGTGGCCGATAAAAACCGCCTGGATCCCACCTGGCAGGAGATGCTCAACCACGCCACGCGCAAA GTGAACGAGGCGGAGGAGGAGCGGCTGCGGAGCGAGCGGGAGCACCAGCGCGTGACGCGGCTGTGCCAGCAGGCCGAGGCCAAGGTGCAGGCGCTGCAGAAATCCCTCAAGCGCGTCATCGTCAAGAGCAAACCCTACTTCGAGCTGAAAGCCCAGTTCAACCAGATCCTGGAG GAGCACAAGGCCAAGGTGACGGCGCTGGAGCGGTCGGTGTCGCAAGCCAAGACCCGTTACTCGGTGGCCCTGCGCAACCTGGAGCAGATCAGCGAGCAGATCCACGCGCGTCGCCTCCAGCGCCTCGTCCTTCGTCGGGCTTCACCGGTGGGAGCCGAAACCAGTCCCCGACACGCCGGGGTACCGAGgtggggggtgacaggagggacACATCTGGGGGCCGAGTGCCCCCCGGCCGACACTCTCTCGGTGCTCAGCCTGCAAACCATCGCCTCCGACCTGCAGAAGTTCGACTCGGTCGAACATTTGTTGGGTTTGTCGGACGCTACCAGCCTCAACAGCGACGAGCTGGAGGAACGGGAGCAGCGCCGGGGCGCACAGGGTCACTTCAAACATCACCGTAGCATCAGCCTTTag